The nucleotide sequence GAGTACTGCCACACCGTCTCGATGAACCCCTGCAACGTCCAGAGCTACACCATGGTCGACGACCTCTACTTCGAGGGGGGCTACCGGCCGCCGTGGCTCTGGTCGGTCGCCGACGTCCTCGAACGGACGGCCGACGCCGACGCCATCGTCGTCTCCGACCCCGTCGGCGCGGGGAGCGACCGCGGGCCGCACAACTGCGGCGACTGCGACGACCGGGTCCAGCGGTCGATCAAGGACTTCGACCTCCGGCAGGATCCCGCGGTGTTCGACCAGGTGTCCTGTGACTGCGAGGCGACCTGGGAGACGGTGCTCGACGCGGAGACGAGCTTCGCGATGCCGCTGACGCGGTAGCGCCACAAGAGCTTTCGGCGGCCGTCCGCCAGGTGGCGGTATGTCCCTCTTCCCACCGTCGATCGCGGCGCCGCCGGTCACGACGCCGGGTGAGTCCGATGGACGACGGTGACCCAACCGGTCTCCGCCGCCGGGCTCTCCTCGGCACCCTCGCCGGCGCGGGCACCGCGTCGCTGGCCGGCTGTCCCGCGCCCGGCGACGGCGGCGACGGCGGCACCGACACCGACACCGGGACGGCGACCGCGACACCCGACCCGGAGACGGCCCGCCGCTTCGCCGAGCGGTTCGCGCCCACTTTCGGCTTCGACGCCGCCGAACAGTGGTTTCCGACCGATCCGCGGCCGTACACGGCCGAGCAGGACGACGAGACGGTCGTCGACGGGTTCGCCGCCCTCGACGGCTACACCCGCGCTGCCGCCGAGGCGGACGCGCCCCCGGATCCCACCGTCTTCTACCACGTCGTCGAGTACGAGGCGTCGCCGCTCACGGTCGTCCAGTACTGGTACTACTCGGCGTTCGACCAGTTCACGACCAACTTCCACTGGCACGACTGGGAGGTGCTGCACGTCTTCGTCGACACCGACGCCGACGAGCCACAGCTGTTCGTCGCGAGCTCTCACTCGTCGCGGGTGCCGAACAACGAGTTCCTCGACCCCCCGCCGGACCGGGTGCCACGGATCCTCTCGGAGCTCGGTTCGCACTCCAGTGCGCTGTCGCTGAACGACCGCCGAAACAGCTTTCAGCGGCTCCCGCTCGACGACCTGACGGCCGACATCACGAACCGCGCGGTCGGGCTCGCCGAGCAGCTCGCGGAGCTCCCGGCGGCCTACGGCCTCCCGCGCGACGAGGGGCTGCGGCTCCCCTACGTCGTCCCCGAACTCGACGGATCGCCGATCTACGACCACGAACGCCTCCCGGCCGTCGACCGCGACGCCCTCGTCGACGAGACGCTGACGATCCGGTCGTTCGACGCGCTGTCGAATCCCCCGTCGGACCTCCCGGCCCGCGAGACGGACGTCGTCTTCGGCCCCGCCGCCGACGCGACACCCGACGGCGACGCCGACGTCACCTACGACCTCGTCTCGACGACCGAACTCGAGGACATCGCGGCCTTCACCGGCCCGCAGTTAAGCTTCGAGTTCGTCATCCCCGAGTTCGCCGAGGACGCCGTCGCGGGCCACATCACGACGGCCGGGACGCCGTGGCAGCAGGACCGCTACGACGACCCCGTCGCGGACATCACCGAGCCGGTCCACCGGGCGGCGCTCGCCGACCGGTACGACGCCGTCTCCCCGCCCGCCCCGGTCAACGACATCGTGGCGACGGTCACCGAAGTCGTGCAGTCGCCGGACGCCCCCGACAGCGCCGGGGTCACGACGGCCGAGACGACCCTGGAGGCCATCGCCCTCCTCCGGAGCGACCCCGTCGCCGCCCCGACCTTCCGCGGCGTGGCGATGCTCCGCGGCGTCGAGACCAGGTCCCACCGGCTGACGATCAACGGCGCCGGCCTCGCCCCTCACGAGGAACCGGTCGAGGTGGGCAGCGACGGGGACACGCCCGACGACGTGACCACGAGCGGGGGTCCGACGCCGACCGTCACCGGCACCGACGACGTCGCCCGGACCGCCACCCTCGCCGGCGTCGACGGCGAGATTCCGCTCGTCCCCCGCGGCGAGGCGACCAAAGTCGAGGTCGACACCGAGGGCGCCGACACCGAACTGACGGCCCTCGCCGTCGACGACGACTTCGGCGGCCGGCTCTACGAGGCGTCGCTGTCGGGCCCCGACGCCGTCTACGTCCACCGGAGTGGTGCCTACACGGCCGAGGTCCGGGACGCCGACGACGCCGTCGGCGCCTTCCGCGTCAACCCCGACGCCGCCGACCCGGCTCCGGTCCGGATCGACCGCCCGCGCACCGGGAAGGCGTCGCTCGCGTCGTTCGTCGCCGCGATCACCGACGAGACGGCCGAGGGGCTGGCGTCGGTCGGCGACACCGACGACGACGACGGCTCGCCGTCCGACGACGACGCCTCCTCGGAGCGTGGGGACGGCGGCGGCAGCGAGACCAGTACGCTCGGCGGACTACTGCGGGCGATGGAGGCGGTCAGCGGGGCCGCGTCGCGGGCCGCCGAGCGGGCCGAACGGGGTGACCGCGGCGGCACTGATCGGGCACTCGACGCCCTGGCCGCCAACCTCCAGCGTGCGGTCGAGCGCTTCGACGGCCTCCGGGAGACGCTCCCCGAACCCGCCGCCGAAGCGGCCGACCGCCGGCTCCGACAGGCCCAGCGGCGCACCGAACAGGCCGCCGCGGCCGAGAAGCTCTAAACGGTCGCCGCCGGCCGCTCGAAGCCGCGGAGCAGCCCCGCGCCGTCCGTACCGCCGAGGTCCGGGAGCGTCGCCCGCTCCGGGTGGGGCATCATCACGGCCACGGTCTCCCGGTCGCCGATGACGCCGGCCACGTTCCCCCGCGAGCCGTTGGGGTTGGCGGCGTCGGTGACCGCGCCGTCGGCGTCGCAGTACCGCAGGAAGATCCGGTCCTCCTCGACCAGTCGGTCGTAGGTCTCGTCGTCGGCCTCGAATCGCCCCTCGCCGTGGGCGATGGGGAGTTCGAGCACCGCGCCCTCGTCGTAGGCGGCGGTCCACGGCGTATCGGCGTTCTCGACGCGAACGTGGACGCGCTCACACTGGAAGCGCGCGCTCCGGTTGATCGTGAACGCGCCGGGGGTCAACCCCGCCTCGCAGCCGATCTGGGCGCCGTTGCAGACGCCGAGGACCGGCACCCCCTCGCTCGCGGCCTCGCGGATCGACTCGACGATCGGTGTGCGGGCGGCCATCACGCCGGCTCGGAGGTAGTCGCCGTAGGAGAAGCCACCGGGGAGCATGACGCCCGTCGCGTCGGCGGGGAGGCCGTCCTCGTACCAGACGCGTTCGGCGTCGATGTCGAGATGCGAGAGGGCGCGCACCGAGTCCCGGTCGCAGTTGCTCCCGCCGAACTGGATCACCGCGACCGTCATCGGTCCTCGACCGCGACCTCGTAGTCGTGGATGGTCGGGTTCGCGAGCAGTCGTTCGGCCATCTCGTCGGCGCGGTCGGCCGCCTCCTCGGCCGACGCCGCGTCGAGGTCGATCTCGAACCGGTCGGCCGACCGGAGGTCGTCGAGTTCGAACCCGAGTCGTTCGAGCGCGCGCTGGGTCGTCTCCGCCTCGGGATCGAGGACGCCCCGCTTGAGTCGGACCGTGACCGTGGCGGTGTACTCCGTCATCGGTCGACCCTGCGCGGCCGCGGGGGAAAGCCGTTTTGGAGTCGCCGCCGTGCTCGGCCGGTTGCTATACGTGCCTGCCGCCGCTACGGTCGGTATGTCCGTCCACGGGATCGACTGGTTCCACCACCTCTTTCTCGTGGTCCTCTCGGCGCTCGCCGCGCTCGTGCTCTACCGGTTCGTGACGCTCCTGATCGCCGGCCTTCCGTGGCCCGCCACGCTCCCCTAGAGGTCGCGCACGGCGTCGACGGCACCGCCGATGTCCGGCGCGTCGAACCACGCCTCGCCGGTGTAGGCGTTCGCCCCCGCGGTGTACATCTCGGCGACCGTCTCGACGACGCCGTCGGGGAGCGGCTCCGGATCGACGTCACAGAGCGGCCGCCAGTCGGCCACGCCCCGCTCGTCGGCCGCGGCCTTCGCCGCGCTCACCGCGTCGACCCACTCCGGGTGGTAGCGCTTGTAATACTGGCGCACCACCTCCTTGGACACCTCCTGTCCGCCGTACGCGAAGCGGTTCTCGTCGAACGTCCCGACCACGTCGGCCACCTTCACCGTCCCGTCGACGTAGCAACACTCGATCTTGCCGTCCTCGTGGACGAAGCCCGCCGCTTCGGCCCGTTCGGTGACGATCCGGTTCACCTCCCGGGCCAGGTCCGCCAGGGCGTCCACGTCGGCGGCGCCGGCGATCCGGTCCGCTTCCGTGCGGTCGAGGTAGCGGTCCTGCTCCTCGTACTTCGTCGAGAACTCGACGACCGGCTTCGGGAGGTCGACCGGTTCCCCCGGCCACGTGTCCATCTCCAGCCCGTAGTCGCGTGGCTCCCCTCGCGTCCGCAGGCTCGATCCCACGGGCACCGTGTTCCGGAAGACGATCTCCAGGGGGATCAGGTAGTTCTCGCCCGCCGCCCCGTGGAAGGCGTCGTAGTCGTAGCGCCCGTCCCGGAAGGGCAGGTCCGGCACCCGCACGAGTTCGATGGCGAGTTCGCGCGGCGGGTCGTCGAGGTCGGCCAGCGGGACGGCGTCCGGGCCGACGCCGCGGTAGTGGGTGGCGACGCC is from Haloplanus salinarum and encodes:
- the purQ gene encoding phosphoribosylformylglycinamidine synthase I, with translation MTVAVIQFGGSNCDRDSVRALSHLDIDAERVWYEDGLPADATGVMLPGGFSYGDYLRAGVMAARTPIVESIREAASEGVPVLGVCNGAQIGCEAGLTPGAFTINRSARFQCERVHVRVENADTPWTAAYDEGAVLELPIAHGEGRFEADDETYDRLVEEDRIFLRYCDADGAVTDAANPNGSRGNVAGVIGDRETVAVMMPHPERATLPDLGGTDGAGLLRGFERPAATV
- the purS gene encoding phosphoribosylformylglycinamidine synthase subunit PurS yields the protein MTEYTATVTVRLKRGVLDPEAETTQRALERLGFELDDLRSADRFEIDLDAASAEEAADRADEMAERLLANPTIHDYEVAVEDR
- a CDS encoding phosphoribosylaminoimidazolesuccinocarboxamide synthase is translated as MTSVKEFRVEREPTATATGRGRFAFTDDYSVFDWGPMPDAIPEKGRSLCTMGAFNFELLESAGVATHYRGVGPDAVPLADLDDPPRELAIELVRVPDLPFRDGRYDYDAFHGAAGENYLIPLEIVFRNTVPVGSSLRTRGEPRDYGLEMDTWPGEPVDLPKPVVEFSTKYEEQDRYLDRTEADRIAGAADVDALADLAREVNRIVTERAEAAGFVHEDGKIECCYVDGTVKVADVVGTFDENRFAYGGQEVSKEVVRQYYKRYHPEWVDAVSAAKAAADERGVADWRPLCDVDPEPLPDGVVETVAEMYTAGANAYTGEAWFDAPDIGGAVDAVRDL